In a genomic window of Bordetella petrii:
- a CDS encoding FHA domain-containing protein, whose product MRLTVQPRSDDPGSAPLSAVFQAPGGTLGRSADNHLVLPDNDRGICRIQAALRISDGACYLVNLSGMSRVSINGRAITRDQEVPLAPGDELAIGPYTLKAEDPDAPMATAPAAMAAAAATAAASAQAAPPEPDPLLESPLLEGADLAPPDTHTVHPASPPSYTAPEISKTPDTYIEPTPATPAQASDTLPAPPAPDTRETADTAPEPAQPLPEPPAPFPSAPARFDAPFADLDPPLAAEPQAPQSDPADVFSDLFGPGTLPVGSVPDVSAHPFDLESAQARNPEDPLSQLPRGDANVRGPLRDPLDMLGSPDADSADSVFSDQTPSTLPSHDPLDPHRSDPVTDTLTPRPRDDSAHAARDHLREYGGYMRPARARQPEEPDAAGKPPRK is encoded by the coding sequence ATGAGACTCACCGTACAGCCACGTAGCGACGACCCGGGCTCCGCCCCGCTGTCGGCGGTATTCCAGGCTCCCGGCGGCACGCTGGGACGCTCGGCCGACAACCACCTGGTCCTGCCCGACAACGACCGCGGCATCTGCCGCATCCAGGCCGCGTTGCGCATCAGCGACGGCGCCTGCTATCTGGTCAACCTCAGCGGCATGAGCCGCGTCAGCATCAACGGCCGCGCCATCACGCGCGACCAGGAAGTGCCGCTGGCGCCGGGCGACGAACTCGCCATCGGCCCATACACGCTCAAGGCCGAAGACCCCGACGCGCCCATGGCCACTGCCCCGGCAGCCATGGCTGCGGCCGCCGCCACCGCCGCGGCATCCGCGCAGGCCGCGCCGCCCGAGCCCGATCCCCTGCTCGAAAGTCCGTTGCTCGAAGGCGCCGATCTCGCGCCCCCCGATACGCACACCGTCCATCCAGCCTCCCCGCCCTCCTATACGGCGCCGGAAATTTCCAAGACGCCTGACACCTATATAGAACCCACGCCCGCGACACCCGCCCAGGCGTCCGACACGCTGCCGGCCCCGCCTGCGCCAGACACCCGCGAGACCGCGGACACTGCGCCCGAACCGGCGCAACCGCTGCCCGAGCCCCCCGCGCCATTTCCCTCGGCCCCGGCGCGATTTGACGCGCCGTTCGCCGACCTGGATCCACCCCTGGCCGCCGAGCCCCAGGCACCGCAGTCCGACCCGGCCGATGTATTCAGCGACCTGTTCGGCCCCGGCACCCTGCCGGTAGGCAGCGTGCCCGACGTCTCGGCGCACCCGTTCGACCTGGAATCCGCCCAGGCGCGCAACCCGGAAGACCCGCTAAGCCAATTGCCGCGCGGCGACGCCAATGTGCGCGGCCCCCTGCGCGACCCGCTGGACATGCTGGGCAGTCCCGACGCCGATTCCGCCGACAGCGTCTTCTCGGACCAGACTCCCTCGACGCTGCCCTCGCACGACCCGCTGGACCCCCACCGCTCGGATCCGGTCACCGACACCCTCACCCCGCGCCCGCGCGATGACAGCGCCCACGCCGCGCGCGACCATCTGCGCGAATACGGCGGCTACATGCGGCCCGCGCGCGCACGCCAGCCAGAAGAGCCCGACGCCGCCGGCAAGCCGCCGCGCAAATAG
- the tssJ gene encoding type VI secretion system lipoprotein TssJ gives MVFRKTAISIVRGLCASLAALVLLAGCSSTARQVPVPYAIELTADPQVNPDVHGRPSPVQITVYELTSSSAFESRDFFSLQSDPQAALGKELLNTDQAILRPGETKTLKYSGSAQARVVGIVAAYRDLEKSHWRLVVPLPEAQNTNIYKVWQFSPNEEMIKVSVKDNSLAVVDRERSWWPF, from the coding sequence ATGGTGTTCCGCAAGACCGCTATTTCTATTGTGAGAGGGCTCTGCGCGAGCCTTGCTGCCCTGGTGCTGCTGGCCGGGTGTTCTTCCACCGCCAGGCAGGTGCCTGTTCCCTATGCCATCGAGCTGACCGCTGATCCGCAGGTGAATCCGGACGTGCACGGGCGCCCGTCGCCAGTGCAGATCACGGTTTATGAACTGACCTCGTCCAGCGCTTTCGAGTCGCGCGATTTCTTTTCGCTGCAATCCGATCCGCAGGCCGCGCTAGGCAAAGAACTGCTGAACACCGACCAGGCCATCCTGCGGCCGGGCGAAACCAAGACCCTGAAGTATTCCGGCAGCGCCCAAGCCCGCGTCGTGGGCATTGTGGCCGCCTACCGCGACCTCGAGAAAAGCCACTGGCGGCTGGTCGTGCCGCTGCCCGAAGCGCAGAACACCAATATATATAAGGTATGGCAGTTCTCGCCCAACGAAGAAATGATCAAGGTGTCGGTCAAGGACAACAGCCTGGCCGTGGTCGACCGGGAGCGTTCCTGGTGGCCGTTCTAG
- the tssG gene encoding type VI secretion system baseplate subunit TssG, with amino-acid sequence MPPPPGAGASGLPPGFWRALEKEPYAHDLFNTLRWIDARAGARLPLGRDTVARNEPVRLRQEPSMAFAPSTLAAARPARAGRPPELSIYSFGLFGPNGPLPLHLTEYARERMHHYGDQTLSAFADIFHHRLILLFYRAWADAQSTVSLDRKEERFTRYVASLLHMGMPSLLRRDTVMDHAKFYMAGHLVRQTRNPEGLKQILQSFFSVPVRIAEFVPQWIRLEPSQRLGLGSSLGLGRDTILGTAVRDAQHKFRIELGPLGRAEYASFLPGGRRARQLLHWVRDYIGVELAWDVRPVLKRQDVRGVALGAAQPLGLSSWLGKRRSEQGDARDLLLDYESRDRAARRAATPTQPQEVTA; translated from the coding sequence GTGCCGCCGCCGCCCGGCGCCGGGGCGTCCGGGCTGCCGCCCGGATTCTGGCGCGCGCTGGAGAAGGAGCCCTACGCTCACGACCTGTTCAATACGCTGCGCTGGATCGACGCGCGCGCCGGCGCGCGCTTGCCGCTGGGCCGCGATACCGTGGCTCGCAACGAACCGGTACGCTTGCGGCAAGAGCCGTCGATGGCCTTTGCGCCGTCGACCCTGGCGGCCGCGCGCCCGGCGCGGGCCGGACGGCCACCGGAGCTGTCGATCTACAGTTTCGGACTGTTCGGGCCGAACGGCCCGTTGCCGCTGCATCTGACCGAGTACGCGCGCGAGCGCATGCACCATTACGGCGACCAGACGCTGTCGGCGTTCGCCGACATATTCCATCACCGCCTGATCCTGCTGTTCTACCGGGCCTGGGCCGACGCGCAGAGCACAGTCAGCCTGGACCGCAAGGAAGAGCGCTTTACCCGCTACGTGGCCAGCTTGCTGCACATGGGCATGCCGTCGCTGCTGCGCCGCGATACGGTAATGGACCACGCCAAGTTCTATATGGCCGGCCACCTGGTCCGGCAGACGCGCAACCCGGAGGGGCTGAAGCAGATTCTGCAGAGTTTTTTCTCGGTGCCGGTGCGCATCGCGGAGTTCGTGCCGCAATGGATACGCCTGGAGCCGTCGCAACGGCTGGGCCTGGGAAGCAGCCTGGGCCTGGGCAGGGACACCATTCTGGGCACGGCGGTGCGCGATGCCCAGCACAAGTTTCGCATCGAGCTCGGCCCGCTGGGACGCGCCGAGTACGCCAGTTTTTTGCCGGGCGGGCGGCGCGCGCGCCAGTTGTTGCACTGGGTGCGCGATTACATCGGCGTAGAGCTGGCGTGGGATGTGCGGCCGGTGCTCAAGCGGCAGGATGTGCGGGGCGTGGCGCTGGGCGCGGCCCAGCCGCTGGGCCTGTCGTCTTGGCTAGGCAAGCGCCGGTCCGAGCAGGGCGACGCGCGCGACCTGCTGCTGGACTACGAAAGCCGCGACCGCGCCGCGCGCCGGGCCGCAACCCCAACCCAACCACAGGAGGTGACCGCGTGA
- a CDS encoding DUF2195 family protein has protein sequence MSNNFPRLAAALAAMACAAAAQAAGAIKVENALAACVDVQPGMRATTDGQVLLQAALDVKQSIGRCGCKSAIATYASHVELDDGHRSFLQRGALRVKQSGARTLTLASDEKLVGDRNVVLSLGCAAPD, from the coding sequence TTGTCGAATAACTTTCCACGCCTGGCGGCCGCGCTGGCGGCCATGGCATGCGCCGCGGCGGCCCAGGCGGCCGGCGCCATCAAGGTCGAGAATGCGCTGGCGGCTTGCGTGGACGTGCAGCCGGGCATGCGCGCCACCACCGATGGGCAGGTGCTGCTGCAGGCTGCCCTGGACGTGAAGCAGTCCATCGGCCGCTGCGGCTGCAAATCGGCCATCGCCACGTATGCGTCGCACGTCGAGCTGGACGATGGGCACCGCAGCTTTTTGCAGCGCGGAGCGTTGCGCGTCAAGCAGTCGGGCGCTCGCACCCTGACCCTGGCCAGCGATGAAAAACTGGTGGGCGACCGCAATGTGGTGCTTTCGCTGGGCTGCGCCGCGCCCGATTGA
- a CDS encoding tlde1 domain-containing protein, translated as MTHDMIYDGQRVSWPGHGTFRATSGLPGFQLPGESCTAESGPVPPGFYKIYLADQGVAKDDGRDACNLKPAWGIQSIPRGAAAGDCEQPWSNWGTNRARLEPADAATRNRCAPARGGFYLHDSTKGYSHGCIEVEGRIFPLLRTYARGNRQATMIIKVEYAVGRVTNGGTLVE; from the coding sequence GTGACCCACGACATGATCTACGACGGCCAGCGCGTGAGCTGGCCCGGCCATGGCACTTTCCGCGCCACCAGCGGACTGCCGGGATTCCAGTTGCCGGGCGAGTCGTGCACTGCGGAAAGCGGGCCGGTGCCGCCCGGTTTCTACAAGATCTACCTGGCCGACCAGGGCGTAGCCAAGGACGATGGCCGCGACGCCTGCAACCTGAAGCCCGCCTGGGGCATACAGTCGATTCCGCGGGGCGCGGCGGCCGGCGACTGCGAGCAACCGTGGTCCAACTGGGGCACCAACCGCGCGCGCCTGGAGCCGGCCGACGCGGCTACCCGCAATCGATGCGCGCCGGCGCGCGGCGGCTTTTACCTGCACGATTCCACCAAGGGCTACAGCCATGGCTGCATCGAAGTGGAGGGCCGCATTTTTCCGCTGCTGCGCACCTACGCGCGCGGCAATCGCCAGGCCACGATGATCATCAAGGTCGAGTATGCGGTCGGCCGCGTTACCAATGGAGGCACGCTTGTCGAATAA
- the tssH gene encoding type VI secretion system ATPase TssH: MSDIGRLDLFGKLDPLLYQALEGATSFCKLRGNPYVELVHWIHQIVHTQDSDLHRIARRFDLDMGALQADLTAALDQLPRGAGSVSDLSEHIDHAVERAWVLGSLRYGAGRIRGGHLMAGLVKTYALRNVLLGMSDQFSRIVPDVLLEQLDDIVRGSPEDATAQPAEAVAGGGAPAEGGSALAKYAVDLTARARAGEIDPVSGRDEEIRQIVDILMRRRQNNPLLAGEAGVGKTAVVEGLALRLASGDVPPPLREVSLYLLDIGLLQAGAGVKGEFEQRLRGVIDEVQASPSPIVLFIDEIHTLVGAGGAAGTGDAANLLKPALARGQLRTIGATTWSEYKKYIEKDPALTRRFQVVQIHEPAEPRALGMLRGLAATLEAHHQVLLLDEAIEAAVSLSHRYIPARQLPDKAVALLDTACARVAVSQHAVPAALEDARRRIEALEIEQRIAAREARLGAGAEARVTQLAGELAQARAHETELAQRWESKRALAARVFELRRALDQDAAPAVETVEAAAAAEGEVGAREHPTAATPAQDPARLRAELAQAQEELAQRQGEAALIYPAVDAAAVASVVADWTGIPVGRMVRDEAQSVLRLADTLEQRVIGQRHGLEAIARRIQTSRARLTDPNKPVGVFLLCGPSGVGKTETALALAEALYGGEQNLIAINMSEFQESHTVSTLKGAPPGYVGYGEGGVLTEAVRRRPYSVVLLDEVEKAHADVHEIFFQVFDKGWMEDGEGRYIDFRNTIIILTSNVGTELIASLCRDPALMPDADGLAAALREPLLKAFPAALLGRLVAVPYMPLSDEMLARIVDLQFDRVRQRLLDNHGIALTVSPEATALVVARCTEVESGGRMVDAILTNTVLPQISRELLTASMEGREVRAVALEAAEGDFRYRYE, from the coding sequence ATGTCCGACATCGGCCGCCTCGATCTTTTCGGCAAACTCGATCCGCTGCTGTACCAGGCGCTGGAAGGCGCCACTTCGTTCTGCAAGCTGCGCGGCAATCCGTATGTCGAGCTGGTGCACTGGATACACCAGATCGTGCACACGCAAGACAGCGACCTGCACCGCATTGCTCGCCGCTTCGACCTCGACATGGGGGCGCTGCAGGCGGACCTGACCGCCGCGCTGGACCAACTGCCGCGCGGCGCGGGTTCGGTGTCCGATTTGTCGGAACACATCGACCATGCGGTCGAGCGCGCCTGGGTGCTGGGCTCGTTGCGCTATGGCGCCGGGCGCATCCGCGGCGGGCACTTGATGGCCGGCCTGGTCAAGACGTATGCCCTGCGCAATGTGCTGCTGGGCATGTCCGACCAGTTCTCGCGCATTGTGCCCGATGTGCTGCTGGAACAGCTGGACGATATTGTGCGCGGGTCGCCCGAAGATGCCACGGCCCAGCCGGCCGAGGCGGTGGCCGGCGGCGGCGCGCCCGCCGAGGGCGGCTCGGCGCTGGCCAAGTATGCCGTGGACCTGACCGCCCGGGCGCGGGCTGGCGAGATCGACCCCGTGTCGGGACGAGACGAGGAAATCCGCCAGATCGTCGACATTCTGATGCGGCGCCGCCAGAACAATCCGCTGCTGGCCGGCGAAGCCGGCGTGGGCAAGACCGCGGTGGTGGAAGGCCTGGCCTTGCGCCTGGCCAGCGGCGACGTGCCGCCCCCTTTGCGCGAGGTGTCGCTGTATCTGCTGGACATTGGCCTGCTGCAGGCAGGCGCTGGTGTGAAGGGCGAGTTCGAGCAGCGCCTGCGTGGCGTGATCGATGAGGTGCAGGCCAGCCCCAGCCCCATCGTGCTGTTCATCGACGAAATCCACACCCTGGTGGGGGCGGGCGGCGCGGCCGGCACGGGCGACGCCGCCAACTTGCTCAAGCCCGCGCTGGCGCGCGGGCAGTTGCGCACCATCGGCGCCACCACATGGTCGGAGTATAAGAAATACATCGAGAAAGATCCCGCGCTGACGCGGCGCTTCCAGGTCGTGCAGATCCACGAGCCGGCCGAACCGCGCGCGTTGGGCATGCTGCGCGGCCTGGCGGCCACGCTTGAGGCGCATCACCAGGTGTTGCTGCTGGATGAGGCCATCGAGGCAGCGGTGTCGTTGTCGCATCGCTATATTCCCGCGCGGCAGTTGCCCGACAAGGCCGTGGCGCTGCTGGACACCGCCTGCGCGCGCGTGGCGGTCAGCCAGCATGCGGTGCCGGCGGCGCTGGAAGACGCGCGCCGGCGTATCGAGGCGCTGGAGATCGAGCAGCGCATTGCGGCGCGCGAAGCCCGCCTGGGAGCCGGCGCCGAAGCGCGCGTGACCCAGCTGGCCGGCGAGCTGGCCCAGGCGCGCGCCCACGAAACCGAACTGGCGCAGCGCTGGGAGTCCAAGCGTGCGCTGGCGGCGCGGGTATTCGAGCTGCGCCGGGCGCTGGACCAGGACGCGGCGCCGGCTGTCGAAACCGTGGAAGCCGCCGCCGCCGCAGAGGGCGAGGTCGGGGCGCGAGAACACCCCACCGCCGCGACGCCCGCGCAGGATCCGGCCCGTTTGCGCGCTGAATTGGCGCAGGCGCAGGAGGAACTGGCCCAGCGCCAGGGCGAAGCCGCGCTGATCTATCCCGCGGTGGACGCGGCCGCTGTGGCGTCGGTGGTCGCTGACTGGACGGGCATCCCGGTGGGCCGCATGGTACGCGACGAGGCCCAGTCGGTGCTGCGACTGGCCGATACGCTGGAGCAGCGCGTGATCGGGCAGCGCCACGGCCTGGAGGCCATTGCGCGGCGCATCCAGACCTCGCGCGCCCGGCTGACGGACCCGAACAAGCCCGTTGGCGTGTTTCTGCTGTGCGGTCCGAGCGGCGTGGGCAAGACCGAAACCGCGCTGGCGCTGGCCGAGGCGCTATACGGCGGCGAGCAGAACCTGATCGCCATCAACATGAGCGAATTCCAGGAATCGCACACGGTGTCGACGCTGAAAGGCGCGCCGCCCGGATACGTCGGCTATGGCGAAGGCGGCGTGCTGACCGAGGCCGTGCGGCGGCGGCCGTACAGCGTGGTGTTGCTCGACGAGGTCGAGAAGGCCCATGCCGACGTGCACGAGATCTTCTTCCAGGTGTTCGACAAGGGCTGGATGGAAGACGGCGAGGGCCGCTATATCGATTTTCGCAACACCATCATCATCCTGACATCGAACGTGGGCACCGAGCTGATCGCCAGCCTGTGCCGCGACCCGGCGCTGATGCCCGATGCCGATGGCCTGGCGGCGGCGCTGCGCGAGCCCCTGCTGAAGGCGTTTCCGGCGGCCTTGCTGGGGCGGCTGGTGGCAGTGCCTTATATGCCGCTGTCGGACGAGATGCTGGCGCGCATTGTGGATCTGCAGTTCGACCGCGTGCGCCAGCGGCTGCTCGACAACCACGGCATCGCGCTTACTGTCAGCCCCGAGGCCACGGCGCTGGTGGTGGCGCGATGCACGGAAGTGGAGTCCGGCGGCCGCATGGTCGATGCGATTCTGACCAATACGGTGCTGCCGCAGATCAGCCGCGAGCTGCTGACCGCATCCATGGAAGGGCGCGAGGTGCGCGCGGTGGCGCTGGAAGCCGCCGAAGGCGACTTCCGCTACCGGTACGAATAG